One segment of Carassius auratus strain Wakin chromosome 2, ASM336829v1, whole genome shotgun sequence DNA contains the following:
- the LOC113110785 gene encoding insulin-like peptide INSL5, which translates to MNMKGFASLAFLIILEISKTESQDVRVKLCGREFIRMVVTSCGSSRLKRNSPDSDLHFANPHRNLQNWLNSALVAQKGTLTAEEEQWREHESPESAAEHLVPDQQHISPPAEHLEHSSTVQDLRMSSRTRRDVGPAGVCCTSGCTMSELIQYC; encoded by the exons ATGAACATGAAGGGGTTTGCATCTTTAGCTTTTTTAATTATTCTGGAGATTTCCAAGACTGAGAGTCAAGATGTACGAGTGAAGCTTTGTGGTCGTGAGTTCATTCGGATGGTGGTCACATCGTGTGGAAGCTCGAGACTCAAAAGGAATTCACCTGATTCAGACCTTCACTTCGCAAACCCCCATA GGAATCTACAAAACTGGCTCAACAGCGCCCTCGTTGCGCAGAAAGGGACCCTGACTGCTGAGGAGGAGCAGTGGAGGGAGCACGAATCCCCCGAGAGCGCGGCAGAGCATCTAGTCCCCGACCAGCAGCACATAAGCCCACCAGCAGAGCATCTGGAACACTCCAGCACTGTGCAGGATCTCAGGATGTCCTCCAGGACCCGCCGTGATGTCGGGCCAGCGGGCGTCTGCTGCACTTCAGGATGCACTATGAGTGAACTGATTCAATACTGCTAA